Proteins encoded within one genomic window of Anopheles gambiae chromosome 3, idAnoGambNW_F1_1, whole genome shotgun sequence:
- the LOC133392840 gene encoding serine-rich adhesin for platelets-like: MDDFDSATYSIESEPDRKRIPLDDVILPTVRRSAIQIVTLSPRRQAKRSMPLTGDMDGTMQVTKLVLKTPPGSPKRQPKAPGVLVKSIQTIAGPGLTGITTQHGTTVAAKVNNILTEKRNLPLPVADDHTGAPYRIIPIHRSPQHKDSKSEFEARRSEREHATHEFQDFLRESFKENKTPPPSTPPLPAVPSSSSAIEVTRLVESTGQSDTESAPRGEIQSKSTGKTGISKLESCMIAPREQMKPIDVESQHAGQEKEVHVAVPTPAARRSLLMETAPLPPTAVHTSNEQTATESIKSMPVGAKTVTTSIKHPPEVKQESHETVETAAKATRSNPVRPKPPTKPTPTKTAPKEEVKKKEKSYDPAKAREFMKEQQAKRRLEKKDAPTSGTASSSKGAAEKDLIKKRLETLRQSSQKLVSKNLQKARKRSVSCTPNGGSSKPIATSNDKSTASAKPNNRADAVKPTLGLRKFASTPTLRLVKRENAPNEEKQSNPSKKAEPEQPVRSVAEPHSAASRSSDGRGGAKGTTSERSANPSTASSSTTGKASLKIGILRKPDSMALDDIVSPSPLKPLPKTAKVNAQLIVINADQNEAIEAVEKELKLQVPDVKLVAPNATAVLSVSQDRERPYPVAMEEEHPAHDHHAEPVKSIPSWLKQSLRQPDPYPFILAVRKKLEAVQNVREEKGQPIATEEKQKVTQQQLPGTRYNAYLNEIESVPYIRKKATGYTQPTEGIALNKRQSKDTLDGESAIVTKISTCASPNTTSEISSIRSDIALPLPPLFSSTKIEIPPATSAPFYPATASGGPISPLSVDRISQMKIATPGNMSRSSHIGNHTKSLESKNEEKAKPPTAATAFRPEVPTTTLQQSFNDPQPLDRSQRELEYQRLLESFNRSLTHVIEVNLQLYSALKNVPSAPAIPPFPQEVLRIRDEMTQTSLPIPLLPKPAVVATEQLQDNKVSGASTTTASNYSDDFEHQSQTEAPPPVPERNANDTIVVSSTTTFSSGSSSPASSDSNSGSASSSSSSDSADSNTNNSSSSSSMDHERIDSPRRAVNYPPANATDDERKAKSNTTTAHSSDFDSRSFSLSDSHNNTMNNQPPQPEEYLPSFEESLRRRQLPPMGHQHDGFEKRNNGDEKGLAGGEQNDSQDSSISEQLPPEDREEEQSFSFNHSEKANDLKVNAVPPMVSNLSEDSIKKDLPQVKNDTLPYEENLDATINSDLLAAMFNRTDLEVSILSTTVSETNLSYSSIGMFDQLIQTERSKEDQLVSRVQSKQKALLNRAKGQLAWLELQKQRYREKGMTDQITAVKKKQRAILLRLEKDRAELNRAIKSSTESSRTVTGNHGHVLTSRVMDSKLTSYCSSPVANNSGSLTLRKSSRKVSATVHQQHAPESQHRGITGTATTTTSNSIQIAIRGRELEPNDRLEDILLRREEELRKRKEHVQRLLEWHRKLEREEEELIAVEDRLLAYNSRKLESAGGAQQHTPRKEPSIEARVESIEKSLRILHSIPPAIVRRAKEERDDGDSSGGKAAEVEEETVLARGSKLNRLWYRLTGVKEQRYEPARNYPVTRPHMEALYEDAKRCVLEGFQRNDVQLREALLEQSIGISHRGGNETVDSHIESVEENRSNQSSVAGEETVRVVPPQAELVPKETENDIVAKGMDETVVPEHVETGTKEETAMLEQAENISQEDTDAPECDLPPMEEDAGKCLLSSTVNGWSPPASRRSIESVEFHTLEETPTQHYQSALENETATERDRAGEEETVRSDSYSTSFEEQPHEGTDEANVSAAVAEESQQLIEDMSLPPMLLLLNNTTEQLEIDDEDGSATSSSSSNSSSSSTTSSCESSATVELSVPLAVEEKLPDGVATSEEHDLEMSDATSISIAQSLEDVSESESVSNTTTPTTVTPTMAIEILEKEAGSDKNQLEPEDERSNELKPSSPSKEDVPANQPPPTSESDYEDEEFHTKSSSGQGGTTSELAKRLATLHDELEELSETFERTPLMKSPLMATPPQALPEHPVEDQNSSEETITFDYDEDGGEITPPSEEPVKDEEEEQSSTSEPKEEEDQAASKIEVKLRSKTVGSDDTIAIASGTTSYSRDDHTESIATPPPAPPSPSIGVRMPDIINEAEVLRRQQLQIEQEIKELEQQVGFFREIPNKPPPPYIPPANGSPLALLFPPDARIDELIDGRVEQLHRDRVAPESLRSDHVTNVYEKLILDMCVEFYRDLRPAEPTVSFRTIAHDKRPLVFHNPPDALGCMKDYIRAKIRRVLSDAQLTLQQQQQQHQQHQLLLHHQLQQHQPAHSQLHHHHHHLLHHGGHCAATASLPFLYGNGCASKRKPDQVDEILKQETHDDDARWTNFDREEIEVKDRITDELLKSLLLETLKDMGAAYGGKLKRDRLAKRQESAM, from the exons ATGGATGATTTTGACTCCGCTACGTACTCCATCGAATCGGAACCGGATCGGAAGCGGATCCCGCTTGACGATGTAATACTCCCAACGGTGCGGCGCAGTGCAATACAGATCGTGACCCTATCGCCACGCCGCCAGGCGAAGCGATCGATGCCACTTACCGGCGATATGGATGGCACGATGCAGGTAACAAAGCTGGTGCTAAAAACGCCACCCGGCAGCCCCAAACGACAGCCCAAAGCCCCCGGTGTGCTGGTGAAATCGATACAGACGATTGCAGGACCGGGTCTTACCGGCATTACCACTCAGCATGGAACAACGGTGGCCGCAAAAGTGAACAACATCCTGACGGAGAAACGTAACCTCCCACTGCCGGTGGCGGACGATCACACCGGCGCCCCGTACCGGATCATCCCGATCCACCGCTCGCCTCAGCATAAGGATAGCAAAAGCGAGTTCGAAGCACGGCGATCGGAGCGAGAGCACGCGACGCACGAATTTCAAGATTTCCTTCGGGAAAGCTttaaggaaaacaaaacccctcccccctctaCACCACCCCTGCCGGCTGTACCGTCCTCCTCTTCCGCGATCGAAGTCACTCGTTTGGTGGAATCGACTGGCCAATCGGATACGGAAAGTGCGCCCCGTGGTGAAATACAGTCCAAAAGTACCGGCAAGACTGGTATTTCAAAGTTGGAAAGTTGTATGATTGCACCGAGAGAGCAGATGAAACCAATCGATGTCGAATCTCAGCATGCCGGGCAGGAGAAGGAAGTTCATGTAGCTGTACCAACGCCCGCAGCTCGTCGCTCGTTGCTAATGGAAACCGCACCATTGCCACCGACTGCCGTTCACACGTCAAACGAACAGACTGCAACTGAAAGTATTAAAAGTATGCCCGTGGGTGCGAAAACTGTAACCACTAGTATTAAACATCCACCTGAAGTAAAGCAAGAATCTCACGAAACTGTCGAAACCGCAGCGAAAGCGACACGTTCTAACCCAGTGCGGCCTAAGCCGCCAACCAAACCCACCCCTACAAAAACTGCCCCGAAGGAAGaggtgaagaagaaggagaaatcTTACGATCCCGCCAAGGCCCGTGAATTCATGAAGGAGCAGCAAGCGAAACGACGGCTGGAGAAAAAGGATGCTCCGACCAGTGGAACGGCCAGCAGTTCCAAAGGTGCCGCCGAAAAAGACCTCATCAAGAAGCGGCTGGAAACGCTCCGACAGAGCTCGCAAAAGTTGGTATCGAAAAACTTGCAAAAAGCACGCAAACGGTCAGTCTCTTGCACTCCGAATGGAGGTTCCAGCAAACCGATTGCTACAAGTAACGATAAAAGTACTGCTTCTGCAAAGCCCAATAACCGCGCAGATGCAGTTAAGCCGACTTTGGGATTGCGCAAATTTGCCTCCACTCCCACATTGCGACTGGTAAAGAGAGAAAATGCTCCGAACGAAGAGAAACAGAGTAATCCATCAAAGAAGGCAGAACCAGAACAACCTGTGCGAAGTGTTGCTGAGCCACATTCAGCCGCCAGTCGTAGCAGTGATGGACGAGGAGGAGCCAAAGGTACGACgtcagagagatccgctaacCCATCCACTGCCAGCAGTAGTACGACGGGTAAAGCTAGCCTTAAAATTGGCATTCTACGCAAACCGGACAGCATGGCGTTGGATGATATTGTTTCGCCGAGTCCGTTGAAACCGTTGCCAAAAACCGCAAAGGTAAACGCGCAGCTCATAGTGATCAACGCGGATCAGAACGAGGCGATCGAAGCGGTAGAAAAGGAACTGAAACTTCAAGTGCCGGATGTAAAGCTTGTGGCGCCAAATGCAACAGCCGTATTGAGTGTGTCACAAGACCGTGAACGGCCTTATCCTGTTGCAATGGAAGAAGAACATCCCGCGCACGACCATCACGCTGAACCGGTCAAGAGCATTCCTTCCTGGCTGAAACAATCGCTGCGCCAGCCCGATCCATATCCTTTTATATTGGCCGTGCGTAAAAAGCTCGAAGCCGTGCAAAACGTTCGCGAGGAGAAAGGCCAACCGATCGCTACtgaggaaaagcaaaaagtcACACAACAGCAGCTACCTGGAACAAGATATAACGCTTATTTGAACGAAATTGAAAGTGTACCGTACATCAGGAAGAAAGCAACCGGCTATACTCAACCGACTGAAGGCATTGCTTTAAACAAACGACAATCGAAAGATACTCTCGATGGAGAATCGGCCATTGTGACGAAAATATCGACATGCGCATCACCAAACACTACGTCCGAGATAAGCTCAATTCGATCGGACATTGCTCTACCGCTGCCACCGCTATTCAGTAGCACAAAAATAGAGATACCACCAGCCACATCCGCACCATTTTATCCTGCCACAGCAAGCGGCGGGCCCATTAGTCCTCTTTCGGTCGATCGAATTTCACAAATGAAAATAGCCACTCCCGGCAACATGTCGCGATCATCGCACATCGGCAATCACACAAAATCGCTCGAAAGTAAAAATGAGGAAAAAGCTAAACCACCAACTGCTGCCACCGCATTCCGTCCAGAAGTTCCGACCACCACTCTTCAGCAATCGTTTAACGATCCGCAACCACTAGATCGATCACAGCGGGAGCTTGAGTATCAGCGCCTGTTGGAATCGTTCAATCGTAGCCTAACACACGTGATCGAGGTTAATCTGCAGCTTTACTCAGCCCTCAAAAATGTTCCATCCGCACCAGCGATACCACCCTTCCCGCAGGAGGTGCTAAGGATACGTGATGAAATGACACAAACATCGCTACCGATACCACTCCTTCCAAAGCCTGCTGTGGTAGCAACAGAGCAACTGCAAGATAACAAAGTGTCCGGTGCAAGTACAACAACGGCCTCAAACTACAGCGATGACTTTGAACATCAAAGTCAAACAGAAGCGCCACCGCCTGTGCCGGAACGAAACGCTAACGACACAATAGTAGTATCATCGACCACAACTTTCTCTTCCGGCTCGTCATCACCAGCTTCCTCGGACAGTAACTCGGgcagtgccagcagcagcagtagtagcgaCTCCGCCGACAGTAACACTAACAACAgctcatcttcatcatcgaTGGACCACGAACGGATTGATTCGCCGCGAAGAGCTGTAAATTACCCACCAGCAAATGCCACCGACGATGAACGAAAGGCTAAAAGTAACACCACCACGGCTCACTCGAGTGATTTCGATTCACGTTCATTCAGCCTGTCGGATAGTCACAACAACACGATGAACAATCAACCACCGCAGCCGGAAGAGTATTTGCCGTCGTTCGAGGAGAGCTTGCGCAGGCGGCAATTGCCGCCAATGGGACATCAACATGATGGTTTTGAAAAACGGAACAATGGAGATGAAAAAGGACTCGCTGGTGGCGAGCAAAACGATTCCCAGGATAGTAGCATCAGTGAACAATTGCCGCCAGAGGATCGAGAGGAGGAACAATCGTTCAGTTTCAATCATTCGGAAAAGGCAAACGATCTAAAGGTGAATGCTGTGCCACCGATGGTAAGCAATTTGTCGGAAGATAGCATCAAGAAGGACCTCCCTCAAGTGAAAAACGATACGCTGCCATACGAAGAGAATTTGGATGCAACGATCAACAGCGATCTTCTCGCCGCCATGTTCAATCGAACCGATCTGGAAGTGTCCATCCTATCGACAACCGTGTCCGAAACCAATCTAAGCTATTCTTCAATCGGAATG tttgatcAACTCATACAAACCGAACGCAGCAAGGAAGATCAGCTCGTGTCACGCGTGCAGTCGAAGCAGAAAGCTTTACTGAACCGCGCCAAAGGGCAGCTGGCTTGGCTGGAGCTTCAGAAGCAGCGCTACCGCGAGAAGGGCATGACGGATCAGATAACGGCCGTTAAGAAGAAGCAGCGTGCAATACTGTTGCGGCTCGAGAAGGATCGAGCGGAGCTAAACAG GGCAATAAAATCATCGACGGAATCATCGCGCACGGTGACCGGCAATCATGGACACGTGCTGACATCGCGAGTGATGGATAGCAAGCTTACCTCGTACTGCTCATCACCGGTGGCGAACAATTCCGGCTCGCTCACGCTGCGCAAATCGTCCCGCAAGGTAAGTGCCACCGTTCACCAGCAGCACGCGCCGGAAAGCCAGCATCGCGGTATAACCGGTACGGCTACGACGACTACAAGCAATTCGATACAGATAGCGATACGGGGTCGAGAACTGGAGCCGAACGATCGCTTAGAAGA CATTTTGTTACGCCGTGAAGAAGAGCTGCGCAAACGCAAGGAGCACGTGCAGCGCCTGCTAGAGTGGCACCGCAAGCTAGAGCGGGAAGAGGAAGAGCTAATTGCAGTCGAGGATCGCCTACTAGCGTACAACAGTCGCAAATTGGAGTCCGCTGGTGGtgcacaacagcacacaccgCGCAAAGAACCGTCGATCGAGGCACGGGTGGAAAGCATCGAGAAGAGTTTGCGCATTTTGCACAGCATCCCGCCCGCCATCGTTCGCCGGGCTAAGGAGGAACGGGATGATGGCGACTCATCGGGCGGTAAGGCAGCGGAAGTGGAGGAAGAAACTGTGCTGGCGAGAGGCAGCAAGCTGAATCGATTGTGGTACCGGTTGACGGGTGTGAAGGAGCAACGGTACGAACCGGCCCGCAATTATCCTGTAACCCGTCCCCACATGGAAGCCCTGTACGAGGATGCTAAACGGTGCGTGCTGGAAGGTTTTCAGCGCAACGATGTGCAGCTGAGGGAAGCATTGCTTGAGCAATCGATCGGAATCAGTCACCGCGGAGGTAATGAAACGGTTGACAGTCACATTGAAAGTGTGGAAGAGAATAGATCCAATCAAAGTTCGGTTGCTGGAGAAGAAACGGTGCGTGTTGTTCCACCGCAAGCTGAACTTGTTCCAAAAGAAACTGAAAATGACATCGTTGCGAAGGGAATGGATGAAACAGTAGTGCCGGAACACGTGGAAACGGGCACAAAGGAGGAAACAGCAATGTTGGAGCAAGCGGAAAACATCTCTCAAGAGGACACAGATGCTCCAGAGTGTGATCTACCTCCGATGGAAGAAGATGCGGGCAAATGTTTGCTCTCTTCCACCGTTAACGGATGGTCACCACCGGCCAGCCGCAGAAGCATCGAATCGGTCGAGTTCCACACACTGGAGGAAACGCCAACGCAGCACTATCAGTCGGCGCTAGAAAACGAAACGGCCACCGAGCGGGACCGAGCGGGCGAAGAAGAAACGGTCAGAAGCGACAGCTACTCGACGTCGTTCGAAGAGCAGCCGCACGAAGGCACAGACGAAGCGAATGTGAGTGCTGCTGTGGCCGAAGAAAGTCAGCAGTTGATAGAGGATATGTCGTTGccgccgatgctgctgctgctcaacaACACGACCGAACAACTGGAGATCGACGATGAGGATGGTTCCGCAAcaagcagtagtagtagtaatagtagcagtagcagtactACTAGCAGCTGTGAAAGTAGCGCCACGGTGGAACTGTCCGTTCCGTTGGCGGTGGAGGAAAAGCTACCAGACGGAGTGGCTACATCAGAAGAACATGATTTGGAGATGAGCGACGCAACCAGCATTTCCATTGCTCAATCGTTGGAAGACGTAAGCGAAAGTGAGTCCGTTTCGAACACAACCACGCCGACAACCGTTACGCCAACGATGGCAATTGAAATCCTTGAAAAAGAGGCAGGATCGGACAAAAATCAGCTAGAGCCGGAAGATGAACGGTCTAATGAGTTAAAGCCGTCATCCCCGAGCAAGGAGGATGTTCCTGCaaatcaaccaccaccaacgtcGGAAAGCGATTACGAAGACGAAGAGtttcacacaaaatcgtcGAGCGGACAGGGCGGCACTACCTCAGAATTAGCCAAACGACTCGCCACGCTGCACGATGAGCTGGAGGAGCTGAGCGAAACGTTCGAACGTACGCCGCTAATGAAGTCACCCTTAATGGCAACCCCACCGCAAGCTCTGCCGGAGCACCCGGTGGAGGATCAGAATAGTTCAGAAGAAACGATCACGTTTGATTACGATGAAGATGGTGGTGAAATTACTCCACCCTCGGAGGAACCGGTAAAGGATGAAGAGGAAGAACAATCTTCAACGAGTGAGCCAAAGGAGGAGGAAGACCAGGCCGCTTCGAAAATAGAGGTGAAACTACGCTCAAAGACGGTGGGAAGCGATGATACGATCGCGATCGCTTCGGGAACTACCTCGTATAGTCGGGATGATCATACGGAGAGCATTGcaacgccaccaccagcaccaccgtcCCCCAGCATCGGTGTGCGCATGCCGGACATCATCAACGAGGCGGAAGTGCTGCGCCGCCAGCAGCTACAGATCGAGCAGGAGATAAAGGAACTCGAGCAGCAGGTAGGATTCTTCCGCGAAATCCCCAAcaaaccaccgccaccgtacATCCCACCCGCCAACGGAAGTCCACTAGCGCTACTCTTTCCACCCGACGCACGCATCGACGAGCTGATTGACGGGCGGGTGGAACAGTTGCATCGCGATCGCGTCGCACCGGAAAGCTTACGCTCCGATCACGTAACGAACGTGTACGAAAAGCTCATCCTCGACATGTGCGTCGAGTTTTATCGCGATCTGCGCCCAGCCGAACCGACCGTCTCGTTCCGCACGATAGCGCACGACAAGCGACCGCTCGTGTTCCACAATCCGCCCGATGCGCTGGGCTGCATGAAGGATTACATACGGGCGAAAATCCGACGCGTCCTGTCCGACGCACAGCTTACgcttcagcagcaacagcagcaacatcagcagcatcagctgctgctgcatcatcAGCTGCAGCAACATCAGCCCGCACACTCCCagctgcatcatcatcatcatcatttgctgCACCACGGGGGACACTGTGCGGCCACGGCGTCGTTGCCCTTCCTGTACGGTAACGGGTGTGCCAGCAAGCGCAAACCGGACCAGGTGGACGAGATACTGAAGCAGGAAACGCACGATGACGATGCGCGCTGGACCAACTTCGATCGGGAGGAGATCGAGGTGAAGGATCGCATTACGGACGAGCTGCTGAAATCGCTGCTGCTCGAGACGCTCAAAGATATGGGCGCAGCGTACGGGGGTAAGTTGAAGCGAGACCGGCTGGCCAAACGACAGGAAAGTGCCATGtag
- the LOC4578081 gene encoding putative SERF-like protein yields MTRGNQRELARAKNQKKNAGQPKQRDDGLTHEQRKQRDADIMRQKQLKKEQDAKHAIKS; encoded by the exons atgaCCC GTGGAAACCAGCGCGAATTGGCCCGTGCGAAGAACCAGAAAAAGAATGCCGGCCAGCCAAAGCAGCGGGACGATGGTCTCACACACGAGCAGAGGAAGCAGCG TGACGCTGACATCATGCGACAAAAGCAGTTGAAAAAGGAGCAAGATGCAAAGCATGCGATCAAGAGTTAA